The following are from one region of the Erwinia billingiae Eb661 genome:
- the sapA gene encoding ABC transporter substrate-binding protein SapA, with amino-acid sequence MRTLFSTLLLGLSLFSASTWSASPGDIRQSGFVYCVNGAVTTFNPQLASGGLVVDTLAAQLYDRLLDVDPYTYRLIPELAQSWEVLDNGATYRFHLRDNVHFQKTAWFSPTRTLNADDVVFSFQRIFDRQSPWHNVNGGSYPYFDSLQFADAVQSVKKLDKNTVEIRLHNPDASFLWHIATHYAPVLSAEYADRLTKEDRQEQMDRQPVGTGPFMLSSYRTGQYIRLARNPEYWKGLPRMPQVVIDMGAGGTGRLSKLLTGECDVLAYPAASQISILRDDPRLRLTLRPGMNIAYLAFNTRKAPLDRVEVRQALALAINNERLMESIYYGTAETAASILPRASWAYDNEARVTEYNPKKAREELKALGVTDLHLNLWVPSASQSWNPSPLKTAELIQADLAQIGVTVTIVSVEGRFQEARLMQMNHDLTLTGWSTDSNDPDSFFRPLLSCAAIGSQTNYAHWCDPAFDEVLHKALLSQQLASRIDYYDRAQRMLAQSLPVLPLAYSLRLQAYRHDIQGLVLSPFGNASFAGVHRDKGEEK; translated from the coding sequence ATGCGCACATTATTCTCCACGCTTCTGCTGGGGCTGAGCCTGTTCAGTGCCTCAACCTGGTCCGCTTCGCCCGGCGATATTCGTCAGAGCGGTTTTGTCTATTGCGTCAACGGCGCGGTCACCACCTTTAACCCACAGTTAGCCAGCGGCGGCCTGGTGGTTGATACGCTGGCGGCCCAGCTGTATGACCGTCTGCTGGATGTTGACCCCTATACCTACCGGCTGATCCCGGAACTGGCGCAAAGCTGGGAAGTGCTGGATAACGGCGCCACCTACCGTTTTCATCTGCGGGACAATGTCCATTTCCAGAAAACAGCCTGGTTCTCCCCTACCCGCACGCTGAATGCCGACGATGTGGTGTTCAGCTTTCAGCGCATTTTTGACCGCCAGTCGCCGTGGCATAACGTCAATGGCGGCAGCTATCCCTATTTCGACAGCCTGCAGTTCGCCGATGCCGTGCAAAGCGTGAAGAAGCTGGATAAAAATACCGTTGAGATCCGCCTGCACAACCCGGATGCCTCATTCCTCTGGCATATCGCCACCCATTATGCGCCGGTGCTTTCCGCCGAATATGCCGATCGCTTGACCAAGGAAGATCGCCAGGAACAGATGGATCGCCAGCCGGTCGGCACCGGTCCGTTTATGTTGAGCAGCTATCGTACCGGGCAATATATCCGTCTGGCGCGTAATCCGGAGTACTGGAAAGGCCTGCCGCGCATGCCGCAGGTGGTGATTGATATGGGCGCTGGCGGCACGGGCCGTCTGTCGAAGTTACTGACCGGCGAGTGCGACGTACTGGCCTATCCTGCCGCCAGCCAGATTTCGATTCTGCGCGACGATCCGCGTCTGCGTCTGACCTTGCGTCCGGGGATGAATATCGCCTATCTGGCGTTTAATACCCGCAAAGCGCCGCTGGATCGCGTTGAGGTGCGTCAGGCGCTGGCGCTGGCGATCAACAACGAACGTCTGATGGAATCCATTTATTACGGCACGGCGGAAACCGCGGCATCTATTCTGCCGCGCGCGTCCTGGGCTTACGATAATGAAGCCAGAGTGACCGAATATAATCCGAAAAAAGCCCGTGAAGAGCTAAAGGCGCTGGGCGTGACCGATCTGCATCTGAATTTATGGGTGCCGTCAGCGTCCCAGTCGTGGAATCCCAGCCCGTTAAAAACGGCTGAGCTGATTCAGGCGGATCTGGCGCAAATCGGCGTCACGGTCACCATCGTCTCGGTTGAAGGCCGGTTCCAGGAAGCGCGCCTGATGCAGATGAATCATGACCTGACGCTGACAGGCTGGTCGACGGACAGTAACGACCCGGACAGCTTCTTCCGTCCGCTGTTAAGCTGCGCGGCGATCGGCTCGCAGACCAACTATGCTCACTGGTGCGACCCGGCCTTTGACGAGGTGCTGCATAAGGCGTTGCTTTCTCAGCAGCTGGCTTCGCGCATTGACTATTACGATCGGGCACAACGCATGCTCGCCCAGTCGCTGCCGGTGCTGCCTCTGGCCTATTCCCTACGCCTGCAGGCCTATCGCCACGATATTCAGGGCCTGGTGTTGAGCCCGTTCGGTAACGCGTCGTTTGCCGGCGTGCACCGTGATAAAGGCGAGGAGAAATAA
- the sapB gene encoding putrescine export ABC transporter permease SapB translates to MVIYTLRRLVLWLVTLFMLTLVGFSLSYFTPHAPLQGASLSDAFFFWYKGLFQLDFGVSSINGEPIGQQIREVFPATLELCIMAFALAMFIGIPLGIAAGVMRNKWQDKTISALALLGFSMPVFWLALLLTLFFSLNLGWLPVSGRFDLLYPVKNVTGFALIDAWISPSPWRHEMLVSALMHLILPVTALAVAPTTEVVRLLRISTREVMEQNYIKAAATRGLSRFTIIRRHVLHNALPPVIPRLGLQFSTMLTLAMITEVVFSWPGLGRWLVDAIRQQDYAAISAGVMMVGGLVITVNVLADILGAALTPLKHKEWNAVR, encoded by the coding sequence ATGGTGATTTATACGCTGCGACGCCTGGTGCTGTGGCTGGTTACCCTGTTTATGCTGACGCTGGTGGGCTTCAGCCTCAGTTACTTTACGCCGCATGCGCCTTTACAAGGGGCATCGCTCTCAGACGCCTTCTTCTTCTGGTACAAAGGCCTGTTCCAGCTGGATTTTGGCGTTTCCAGTATCAACGGCGAGCCAATTGGTCAGCAGATCCGCGAGGTGTTTCCCGCCACGCTGGAGCTGTGCATTATGGCTTTCGCGCTGGCGATGTTTATTGGTATTCCGCTGGGAATTGCCGCCGGCGTGATGCGCAATAAATGGCAGGATAAAACCATCAGCGCGCTGGCGTTGCTGGGTTTTTCGATGCCGGTATTCTGGCTGGCGCTGCTACTGACGCTGTTCTTCTCGCTGAACCTCGGCTGGTTGCCGGTTTCTGGCCGCTTTGACCTGCTGTATCCGGTGAAGAACGTCACCGGCTTCGCGCTGATTGATGCGTGGATCAGTCCTTCGCCGTGGCGCCATGAGATGCTGGTCAGTGCGCTGATGCACCTGATTTTGCCGGTCACCGCCCTCGCCGTCGCGCCGACCACGGAAGTAGTGCGTCTGCTGCGCATCAGTACCCGCGAAGTGATGGAGCAGAACTATATTAAGGCGGCTGCCACCCGCGGCCTGTCACGGTTTACCATCATTCGCCGCCACGTGCTGCATAACGCGCTGCCACCGGTGATCCCACGCCTGGGCCTGCAATTTTCCACCATGCTAACGCTGGCGATGATTACCGAAGTGGTGTTCAGCTGGCCGGGACTTGGTCGCTGGCTGGTGGATGCCATTCGTCAGCAGGATTACGCGGCGATTTCCGCCGGGGTGATGATGGTGGGCGGTCTGGTGATCACGGTAAACGTGCTGGCCGATATTCTGGGTGCCGCGTTGACGCCGCTGAAGCATAAGGAATGGAACGCCGTCCGCTAG
- the chaB gene encoding putative cation transport regulator ChaB has protein sequence MPYDSRSALPDSVQHVLPAHAQDIYMAAFNSAWDEYKDKKDRKDDSSREEVAHKVAWAAVKHQYEKGDDDKWHKKSS, from the coding sequence ATGCCCTACGATTCACGAAGTGCCTTACCCGACAGCGTTCAGCATGTGCTTCCTGCTCATGCCCAGGACATTTATATGGCCGCATTTAACAGTGCCTGGGATGAGTATAAAGATAAAAAAGACCGCAAGGATGACAGCTCGCGGGAAGAAGTGGCCCATAAAGTGGCCTGGGCGGCGGTTAAGCATCAGTACGAAAAAGGCGACGATGATAAGTGGCATAAAAAGTCATCGTAA
- a CDS encoding phosphoketolase family protein, whose translation MMAEETVTHELALLDKYWRAANYLSVGQIYLMGNPLLRNPLLPEHIKPRLLGHWGTTPGLNFIYAHLNRIIRQRDRDLLFICGPGHGGPAMVANTWLEGSYSEIYPDVSEDEAGMQRLFKQFSFPGGIPSHAAPETPGSINEGGELGYSLSHAFGAAFDHPELIVPCVIGDGEAETGPLASSWHGIKFLNAQRDGAVLPILHLNGYKIASPTILGRSSDDDLTQLFSGYGYAPLFVSGHEPADMHQQMASALDSAFSKIADIQQQARSGNGSETVPRWPMIVFRSPKGWTGPKEVDGKKVEDFWRAHQVPVSACRENDAHREILENWMRSYQPQELFDDNGSLIAELRALVPAANKRMGSSPYANGGRLRRELSAPDIHAFALETGQPGSTTGGATEQLGHYLAEIFHRNPDNFRLFGPDETASNRLTPVFDATSRSWMAPLKTYDEQLARDGRVMEILSEHQCQGWLEGYLLTGRHGLFNCYEAFIHIVDSMFNQHAKWLKVTRKLGWRKPVSSLNYLLSSHVWRQDHNGYSHQDPGFIDHVANKKADIVRIYLPPDANTLLWVGDHCLRTWDRINVIVAGKQPSPQWLDMPAAIAHCEAGMSEWRWASSEGEPDVVMACAGDVPTLETLAAVDLLGEILPELRVRVVNVVDLLALQTQQQHPHGKSETEFDALFTRDKPVVFAFHGYPNLVHRLTYQRNNHHNFHVHGFNEEGTTTTPFDMTVLNELDRYHLALSAIRHVPGVADRHPQAVDDLQQRLQKHHHYVREYGEDLPEIQHWVWSGTKK comes from the coding sequence CGAACTGGCGCTGCTGGATAAATACTGGCGCGCTGCAAACTATCTTTCGGTGGGGCAGATTTACCTGATGGGTAATCCGTTATTACGCAATCCTCTTTTGCCAGAGCACATCAAGCCCCGCCTGCTTGGGCACTGGGGGACCACTCCCGGCCTGAATTTTATTTACGCCCATTTGAACCGCATTATCCGTCAGCGCGATCGGGATCTGCTGTTTATCTGTGGGCCGGGGCACGGCGGCCCCGCGATGGTGGCAAATACCTGGCTGGAAGGCAGTTACAGTGAAATTTATCCCGACGTCAGCGAAGACGAAGCGGGTATGCAGCGACTGTTCAAACAGTTTTCATTTCCCGGCGGCATACCCAGTCATGCAGCACCGGAAACGCCGGGTTCAATCAATGAAGGGGGCGAGCTGGGGTATTCTTTATCCCATGCCTTTGGCGCCGCTTTCGATCATCCCGAGCTGATTGTGCCTTGTGTGATTGGTGACGGTGAAGCGGAAACCGGGCCGCTCGCCTCAAGCTGGCACGGTATAAAATTTCTCAATGCCCAGCGTGATGGCGCGGTACTGCCCATCTTGCATCTTAATGGCTATAAAATAGCCAGTCCGACCATTCTCGGGCGCAGCAGTGATGATGACCTCACACAGCTGTTTAGCGGCTATGGCTACGCGCCGCTGTTTGTCTCGGGGCACGAACCTGCCGACATGCATCAGCAAATGGCATCGGCACTGGATTCGGCTTTCTCCAAAATTGCCGATATCCAGCAGCAGGCCCGTTCGGGTAATGGCTCAGAGACTGTTCCACGATGGCCAATGATTGTGTTTCGCAGCCCGAAAGGCTGGACCGGGCCAAAAGAGGTAGATGGCAAAAAGGTCGAGGATTTCTGGCGTGCGCATCAGGTGCCGGTCTCGGCCTGTCGGGAAAACGACGCGCATCGGGAAATTTTAGAGAACTGGATGCGCAGTTATCAGCCGCAGGAACTGTTTGACGATAATGGCTCACTGATAGCTGAACTCCGCGCGCTGGTGCCTGCGGCGAATAAACGGATGGGGTCGTCACCTTATGCCAACGGCGGTCGCCTTCGTCGCGAGCTGAGCGCACCCGATATCCATGCGTTCGCGCTGGAGACCGGTCAGCCAGGCAGCACAACCGGAGGCGCTACGGAACAGTTGGGTCATTATCTCGCGGAGATATTCCACCGCAATCCTGATAATTTCCGTCTTTTTGGTCCGGATGAAACCGCATCGAACCGGCTCACCCCGGTATTCGACGCCACCAGCCGCAGCTGGATGGCGCCGCTGAAGACATATGATGAGCAGTTAGCCCGCGATGGCAGAGTGATGGAGATCCTCAGCGAACATCAGTGTCAGGGCTGGTTGGAGGGCTATCTTCTGACGGGCCGTCACGGCCTGTTTAACTGCTACGAAGCGTTTATTCATATCGTAGATTCGATGTTCAACCAGCACGCGAAATGGCTGAAGGTGACGCGCAAACTGGGGTGGCGCAAGCCGGTGTCGTCGCTGAATTATCTGCTTTCTTCACACGTCTGGCGGCAGGACCACAACGGTTACAGCCATCAGGATCCCGGCTTTATCGATCATGTTGCCAATAAGAAAGCCGACATCGTGCGGATTTACCTGCCGCCGGATGCCAACACGCTGCTGTGGGTAGGCGATCACTGTCTGCGCACCTGGGATCGCATTAATGTGATCGTGGCCGGCAAGCAGCCTTCACCGCAATGGCTGGATATGCCAGCTGCGATTGCCCATTGCGAAGCCGGTATGAGTGAGTGGCGTTGGGCGAGCAGTGAGGGCGAACCTGATGTGGTGATGGCCTGTGCCGGCGATGTGCCAACGCTGGAAACGCTGGCGGCAGTCGACCTGTTAGGTGAGATTTTGCCGGAATTACGCGTCCGCGTGGTTAATGTGGTCGACCTGCTGGCATTGCAAACCCAGCAGCAACATCCTCATGGCAAATCTGAGACGGAGTTTGATGCGCTGTTCACCCGCGATAAGCCGGTCGTTTTCGCTTTCCATGGTTATCCCAACCTGGTTCACCGACTGACCTATCAGCGTAACAATCATCATAACTTCCACGTGCATGGATTTAATGAAGAGGGGACCACCACCACGCCATTTGATATGACGGTGCTGAATGAGCTGGATCGTTATCACCTGGCGCTGTCGGCCATCCGCCATGTTCCGGGAGTGGCCGACCGTCATCCACAGGCCGTTGACGATCTGCAGCAACGTCTGCAGAAACACCATCATTACGTGCGCGAATATGGCGAAGACCTGCCGGAAATTCAGCACTGGGTGTGGTCGGGCACAAAAAAATAA